In Halopelagius longus, the following proteins share a genomic window:
- the dhaL gene encoding dihydroxyacetone kinase subunit DhaL, whose amino-acid sequence MADESVQREALIAAIENVAARIEEEKSYLTELDSAIGDADHGNNMHRGFQAVAEKTDDFEGMSPGDIVKTVGTTIIGNVGGAAGPLYGGSLMTASQELDDGITAETSVAFAEAYLDKVKDRGDAPVGAKTMVDALTPAVHTYKKSVEQDDLAPLTAFAKAVDAAERGVEFTVPIKALKGRASFLDWRSVGHQDPGATSTYIIMEEILKTAEEYLDGDTDAEAVAETVPDETPGDGE is encoded by the coding sequence ATGGCTGACGAATCTGTCCAACGGGAGGCGCTCATCGCGGCTATCGAGAACGTCGCGGCGCGCATCGAGGAGGAGAAGTCGTACCTCACGGAACTGGACTCCGCCATCGGCGACGCCGACCACGGGAACAACATGCACCGCGGGTTTCAGGCCGTCGCCGAGAAGACCGACGACTTCGAGGGGATGTCGCCCGGAGACATCGTGAAGACGGTGGGGACGACCATCATCGGCAACGTCGGCGGCGCGGCGGGACCGCTGTACGGCGGGTCGCTCATGACCGCGAGTCAGGAACTCGACGACGGCATCACCGCCGAGACGTCCGTGGCGTTCGCGGAGGCGTACCTCGACAAGGTGAAGGACCGAGGCGACGCGCCGGTCGGCGCGAAGACGATGGTGGACGCGCTCACCCCCGCGGTCCACACGTACAAGAAGTCCGTCGAACAGGACGACCTCGCGCCGTTGACGGCGTTCGCCAAGGCCGTCGACGCCGCCGAACGCGGCGTCGAGTTCACCGTCCCCATCAAGGCGCTGAAGGGGCGGGCCTCCTTCCTCGATTGGCGGTCCGTCGGCCACCAAGACCCCGGCGCGACGAGCACGTACATCATCATGGAGGAGATTCTGAAGACGGCCGAAGAGTACCTCGACGGCGACACCGACGCGGAAGCCGTCGCCGAGACCGTTCCGGACGAGACGCCGGGTGACGGCGAATGA
- the dhaK gene encoding dihydroxyacetone kinase subunit DhaK — protein MKKLINDPSDYVDEMLDGMVAAYPDRVRRLEGTKVLVRADGPVEGKVAVVSGGGSGHEPTHAGYIGDGMLDGAASGEVFTSPTANELDEMVQAADAGEGVLCVVKNYEGDVMNFDTAAEMADMEGVEVEQVVVNDDVAVEDSLYTSGRRGVAGTIFVHKVAGAKAADGGSLAEVKEVAEKAIDNVRTMGMALTSCITPEKGEETFDLGEDEIELGIGIHGEPGTERTEQMSAEAVAEHLTTNVLDDLEVEDGEEVVVMVNGMGGTPLSELFIVNRTVQDVVAERGLDVWDTWVGDYMTSLDMEGCSVTVLRVDDELKELLDASVDTPALKR, from the coding sequence ATGAAGAAACTCATCAACGACCCGTCCGACTACGTGGACGAGATGTTGGACGGTATGGTGGCGGCGTACCCCGACAGAGTCCGGCGACTGGAGGGAACCAAGGTGCTGGTACGCGCCGACGGCCCCGTCGAGGGGAAGGTGGCCGTCGTCTCCGGCGGCGGGAGCGGTCACGAACCGACGCACGCGGGCTACATCGGCGACGGGATGCTCGACGGGGCGGCGTCCGGCGAGGTGTTCACCTCCCCGACGGCGAACGAACTCGACGAGATGGTACAGGCCGCGGACGCCGGCGAAGGCGTCCTCTGCGTCGTGAAGAACTACGAGGGCGACGTGATGAACTTCGACACCGCCGCCGAGATGGCCGACATGGAGGGCGTCGAGGTCGAACAGGTGGTCGTCAACGACGACGTGGCCGTCGAGGACTCCCTGTACACCTCCGGTCGCCGCGGCGTCGCGGGCACCATCTTCGTCCACAAGGTCGCGGGCGCGAAAGCCGCCGACGGCGGCAGTTTGGCGGAGGTGAAGGAAGTCGCGGAGAAAGCCATCGACAACGTGCGGACGATGGGGATGGCGCTCACGTCGTGTATCACCCCCGAGAAGGGTGAGGAGACGTTCGACCTCGGCGAGGACGAGATAGAACTCGGCATCGGCATCCACGGCGAACCCGGCACCGAACGCACGGAACAGATGAGCGCCGAGGCGGTGGCCGAACACCTCACGACGAACGTCCTCGACGACTTGGAGGTCGAAGACGGCGAGGAAGTCGTCGTCATGGTCAACGGGATGGGCGGGACGCCCCTCTCCGAACTGTTCATCGTCAACCGGACGGTGCAGGACGTCGTCGCAGAGCGCGGACTCGACGTGTGGGACACGTGGGTCGGCGACTACATGACCTCCCTCGACATGGAGGGCTGTTCGGTGACCGTCCTCCGCGTGGACGACGAACTGAAAGAACTGCTGGACGCGAGCGTCGATACGCCCGCCCTGAAGCGCTGA